The nucleotide sequence tatatttaaatacataacTCCTCGTAATCTATGATTGTTTTGGACagataatacaaaaattattcaTATCAATAGTTTATCATATTGATTCAGACTTCAAAGTTACATCATCATGTGATTTATACGAAACCGAGTTTATACgccgagaaaaaaaattaatcattataaaaaaaaatacacagcGTAAACTAgcattttctatataataaccCTTCAAGTTTTCCATTCTTCTCTATAAAACcccaaaacatatttaattgttCAAAAATCACCCAACAACATCATTAAAGATATTAATGAACTCATAAGAAACCAAATCCTAAACATTAAAGTCATCTAATGTACACGGCAATAGAAACAATGAAACATCATCTACGTTAATGTACAACTAGTAACAACGCTACCCCTTTTAATTTCCAATATTTGTTTCTAAAACcccaaaacttttcaaaattatcaaaatcacCCTCCTTCCCTCTCCAAACTATTCAAAATCGCCGCCACTTGAGAAATCAACGGCTGACTCCTCCGTGAGTTCCCGACACAAGCCAAAGCAACCTTGGCCAATCTTATTACCAAACCCTTAACCTCACTTTGAACAACGATCCTCGGATCTAAAAGCTCACCAAACCTCTGTTCTTTGATCAATGGCGTTGCCCATTTCACAAGCAACCCATTCTCACTTCTTCTCCCACTCAGAATCTCCAATAAGACGACGCCGTACCCATACACGTCACTCTCTTTGCAGTACCCTTCTTCAACGTACCCATAAATCCCAGATTTTTCAACCGGAATCAAAAACCCAAATCCGTAATCGCAAATCTTAGCCGTTGATTTCACGTCGATCAGTATATTCGACGACGTGAATCTACCGTGAACGATTCTAGGGTTCGCGAGTTCGTGCAAATACTCCAATCCTCTCGCCGCCCCAGCCGCGATTTTAAAACGCGTTTTCCAACAAAATTCAACCGCTGAGTCGTCTCCGTTTAAGTGATCGCTCAAGCTTTTACCTTCCCCGATGAACTCTGTTACGACGATTCTTTCTCCGGGAGCTTCTGAGAACCCTAAAATCGAGACGACGTTTTGGTGATGCGAAGAAGAAAGCGTTTTCAAAACCGCGGAGAA is from Camelina sativa cultivar DH55 chromosome 20, Cs, whole genome shotgun sequence and encodes:
- the LOC104771867 gene encoding serine/threonine-protein kinase-like protein ACR4, with the translated sequence MDNSEKIAYISVLSLLSFALLLLIIFLFLLCRKRPNRSDDESLLPETKPTGQSYPLTELDSATDGFNQRRIIGSGRLGTVYAGIIPDHKNLVAVKRIHPGLVLSKPGFGFSAVLKTLSSSHHQNVVSILGFSEAPGERIVVTEFIGEGKSLSDHLNGDDSAVEFCWKTRFKIAAGAARGLEYLHELANPRIVHGRFTSSNILIDVKSTAKICDYGFGFLIPVEKSGIYGYVEEGYCKESDVYGYGVVLLEILSGRRSENGLLVKWATPLIKEQRFGELLDPRIVVQSEVKGLVIRLAKVALACVGNSRRSQPLISQVAAILNSLEREGG